The genomic interval attaaaagcttcacatttctgcctttaaaccctccaaaaattggtcacattcacttccattgtaagtgcctcactgtaacctcaatttttgcttttttaaagaaaacgaaggatgagacaaaattattttttgttgtaatcaatattatgcctaaaccgctgtcaactgagcttaacttattgaacctagaatattgaTTGAATTACTTAATTTTCAAAAGTGTAATTTTCAATTTGCCAGAATTTTGGGCATGTCCTTGGACCCCTACCAAGACTTTAAAACGTCCTttccataataaataaaaaaaaaaaggattaaaattggggcctgggtagctcagtgagtaaagacgctgactaccacctctggagtcacaagttcgaatccagggtgtgttgagtgactccagccaggtctcctaagcaaccaaattagcccggttgctagggagggtagagtcacatggggtaacctccttgtggttgtgattagtggttctcgctcttaatgtggcacgtggtaatttgtgcgtggatcatggagagtagcatgagcctccacatgctatgagtctctgcggtgtcatgcatgatgagccacgtgataagatgcacagattgactgtctcagaagcggaggcaactgagacttgtcctccgcaacccggattgaggtgagtaaccgcaccaccacgaggacctactaagtagtgggaattgggcattccaaattgggagaaaaggggataaaaaaatacaaataaataaaaaaatgattaaaatcacACACATAATTGAGAAATGGCCCATAAATAGTACActttagcaataataataataattgtccaTGTTATTTGTCAGCTACTGATTTGTGTTAGAATGTAAAGTTTAGTGTCATTAAGCAAAATCTTTACTCACGAGTCCCCTATAAGCACCTAGTGAATTCTCTGAGTCTGAGAACATATGGTAACATTACTGGTTGTGCTGTATTGTGCTCTTCTGCCTAAAGCCATGCTGTCTCAGTCTCATTGTTTCAATGTGCTTCGTTCAAAAGACAAATACTGTGCTTTTGTATTTACAAAGTAGTCATGGGTGAAACAATGATTATGAAAAATTAACAGTGTGAAATAATAATGACGGGAAAATAGAGGATGTTAATTCTATACAAATTATGTAGGGTACAACTGGGCTAAAGGCtccatggggtaaaaggctcctttgattttattttctcccaaaacactaaatagcacaaaaactaccacagcactttcctaaacacctgtttgtcacaatACACTGGAAAATATTCCTGTTCCttgagatctttgcgtgtggtgtctaaagtttgattttgaggcaatttgatctatttaattaaatttatgtagctagTTAATATCCTggaaaattatcacatttattttgagttaaaatatgtatttgtcatttattttgttcaaggtgattatatattaaaaacatcaataactgtcaaataagtgaaaggatacTATTTGGGGTAAAAATCACCCACCCCCCGTTGCAGGAGCTAAAGGCcccattaaacacattgtttttctgaagtgggggaatagatttgttttgaaaagtgttcaaagtgggctcacattgactgatccaatcacaaggagattcatttgtttatagaatgcttgttatgaaatgccaaatgtgattgaaatgaacaatatAATGGTGCACcattttctgaagtgatacgatttaatttgtcactcaaaaaaagcatcttgcttttTTGCTTAAGTTGACTAATTGTGCCCTATATCCATTGCCCtggtatctacactatatcaatataaccctTCCTGGGGACCCCTATGCCTCTAGCAAAATGCTTGCAAAATAATCCTTGGTGCCAATTTGGAATGAAATGTGTGTGCCCCCCCTCCCTACCCcatttcagtctctctctctcctctatcaCCCAATCACTCAAAACCCTCTCTAGGGAGTTCCTCAGACTTGTGCCTTCAGTTTTGACGAGACTTCAAACACACTAGCACAGACTCTGAACGCATCGCAGTGATGAAGGTCAGTTAATCTGCTTACATACAACACATTATTTGGTTTCTTTATAGCCTGTTTGACAGTGATATGCTCATATTGTCTAATAAGACTAATAGTCAAGGCAGTAGCATGAATAACTTTAGGGAATACATTTGAAGACtctaatgtgtttttttctctctcttaagCCCCTGACAGTTCCAGTAAGCTCCAGGTggatgttgctgctgctgctgagcgCGTATCTGACGCTGACGGCGGGCGCGGACTGTGGCACCGACTGCGCGCACTGCTCGGTACAACTACCACTTATAGATCTAAACTCAATTGTAAGTGCACAGTTATACTGTATACTTCATTTAGAAGAAAAGAAAACTTATCAAAAGCCACTGTGAAGTTCGTCCGAAAGTATACCATTTTAAAATGCGATAAAAGGGAAAAAGCGAATAAAACGCGATAATTGAAGCACCGCAATTATCGGTCGCCGTCTGCTCAACCTAACGCTTACTGTTTAATTACATTATAACATTTGTACCTTTACAAGGTCTTTACAAATCAACTATATAGTGAAGCTATCAATGTGACACTAAATTCATTTGGTATATTAGTCTATTAAAGAAGGATTCGTCTTAAAATATGACTTCTTAGTAGCCCACAGAGCAGGTCGATAATTTAAGTTATCGATACATTAGTCGGATAGTAATTTTCTTTCTGAAAAGATCGATCGTGTCTTTTATGGTAGCCTACAtttctataattattatttttgatttcagctaataattacaaaataagctgtaatcTCAACAATTTAAAGTACAGTTTACAAAAACTGcatttataaatacaaaaaatgcCAGATTTGTAGGTTACTAATATTGTTAAAATAAAGAGTGAACTTGTTTGAGATTATCACATCATACATTCATGTTAGAAAATACATAAAGATGCATATCATTTACAGCCATGTGTCTGTAACCCATTTGGAATTTGCATTCATCAGACTCGGATGAAAATTACAACTGTGACATACTAAGTAGAAATGATCGTGTATTATCAGAGCAACCCTAAAGTCGTGACAAGCAGCaccagattgtgtgtgtgtgtgtgtgtgtgtgtgtgtgtgagagagagagagagagagagagagatgtgtgtgtgtgtgtgcgagagagagagagagagagagagagagagagagagagagagagagagagtatgtgtgtgtgtgtgtgtgtgtgtgtgtgtgtgtgtgagagagagagagagagagaaggagagagagtatgtgaaagagagagagtgtgtgtgtgtgtgtgcttgagtgtgtgtgtgtgtgtgtgagagagagagagagagagagagagagtatgtgtgtgtgtgtgtgtgtgagagagagagagagagaaggagagagagtgtgtgaaagagagagagagagtgtgtgtgtgtgtgagagagagagagagtgtgagagtgtgtgtgtgtgtgtgtgtgagagagagtgagagtgagagagtgtgtgtgtgtgagagagagagagagagagagagtgtgtgtgtgtgtgtgtgtgtgtgtgtgagagagagagagagagagacagagagagagagagatgataatTTTAGTTGTAGTTTACTTTAGGTTGCACTCATTTATAATAATTGGAGCTCGTCTAGTGATGCTTCAGGACACAGATGTTACATTTGTAtaccaaaattgtttacagaagtgaccaaaaatgtccaaaaatattctaatattgcCATGAACTGCAAAGTCCCAACAATACGCAGTATTATTAACATGACacttacattaatgcatttgtcagacgcttttatccaaagtgacttaggGTGCTTTTAGTCTTAAAGACATCCATTTCATCAGTAAGTGTGTTCCTTAGGAATCTAACCCACAACCTAGGCATTGCTAGCGCCATACTCTACCAGTTAAGGTACAGAAACATCCATAGGCTGAATAATAGAAATagataattttgtaaatgcattaaaccatAGCAAAAGTGTGATTCACCAACAGTCTTATTtgcaacattataaatgtctttttcTGTAATTGTTGATCAATTTAAAGCATCATTGGTGAGTAAAATTATCTTTTCCTTTCAAAAGCATAAACATGTCATTGTGactccaaacttttgaatggaagTGTATAGATCAGTTCATGGTTTTGGAGAGTGAaggcatgtcatgcaacctgtccatgttggcatctgcttgATTTAGATTGCTACTACACCAAGGGACCAATTTAAtaacactgtttatttatttatttataatttttaatgcACAATATTTTTAGTGGGCCTAAACCCTCCCTTAAAGAACAGTGAAAATATCTGGAAATAGCTATTTGGTTGAATCACAAAATATCCATCTGAATCAAAACGATGGTCTCTGACACACAGAATATGCCAATATTAAACCATTCATAACCTCAAATCACTCAAAAGCTTGTGaaaaagagtgagtaaatgatttgaaTTTGCTTATACACCGTTCTCAGTTTTCACCTCATAAATAAACTATCAGATAAAGTACCTAGAACTGTGACATTGTTTGAGAAAATGGTCAAGACCTGTAAAACAGATGTAAatgaatatgtaaaaaatatatatctttcaGATAAGTTTGTTTTATATGTTCAGTATTCTATGAATGATGTGATGTGAAAAAGGATTTGGTATTTGTGGTCTGTAGGTCACGAATATGTGGGTAAGTGTTCATGATTCTGTGAGCTAAGAAATGTGCCAGGGATTGTTTttgagaatgtgtttgtgtgttggagAGTGTGGTTCGTTggtatttattttcttcaattcTGAGTGTCACTCTGTGTTAGTGTTTCCATGGTTGCCCACAAGTTCAGCACATGCTCTTTTATGCCTCCCCATCTCCCTATCACCCAAAACACACTCGCTCATTTACATACTGCCCAGTTATGGATTGAGAGATCAAGActacagaagagagagagaacacgacTGGAAGATTGAATGAATGTTTCATATCCAATCTGATGTCAGTGACTAGGCTTTCACTTAGGCAGACGTTAATCGCTGAGATGTCAGTTAGTTTGTGTTGAGGGAGTCCCGCTTATGATGTGTGAGTCTCATTGAATATACATTTGCTTTTTTCACAGGAATGCGTGTTGCAGTGCGAGGAACATCTGAATGCAGGCAGCTCTTGGAGTTTGTGCAAACGCTTCGTGCAGAATGCTGATAACGTACCTGAGAGCAACCAAGCGTCCACAGAAACCAAACACTTGGACCCCCAACAGCACCAAGTAGAGAAAAAATATGGTGGCTTCATGAAGCGTTATGGGGGTTTTATGAAGCGTTACGGAGGTTTTATGAAGCGTTATGGAGGCTTCATGAAGAGGACGGCAGAGCTCTATGGGCAGGAGCCAGAAGATATGGACCAGGGCAGAGTAATTCTGCCCAATCATGACGTTGAAATGCTGGCCAATCAAGTTGAGGCTGATGGTGAGAGGGAGGAGGCAGCTCTGAGAGACATTCTTGATTCAAAGGGAGGAGTGGAGGGCGTAAAGGGTACGGCCAAACGTTACGGGGGCTTTATGAAAAGGGCAGGGCTGTATGACTCTGAGAGCGAGGTTAGGCCACTACAGAAACGTTATGGTGGTTTCATGAGGAGGGTAGGCCTACCAGAGTGGTGGCAAGAGAACAAACGCTACGGAGGCTTCCTGAAACGTTCACCTGAGGAAAATGACGATGAATATTCATTAGAGATAAAAAAGAGATATGGTGGATTCATGGGATATTGAGCTGGTCTCTTGTCCACCTCTCTAGCATCTTAGACAACACCTGAGAGACAACAGAGACAGAAAACAACATGCTTATAATATGCtcataatgtgttaaaaaaaagtgttcattaTGTCTTTATAGTGGTAATGTGATTTAGTGTGAACAAGACTTCCTCAGAGACAAAGGATATATTcgttttgttccaaaacctagtgagctggtaccgtaggcagcattttaaggcaccaTTGGGTTTGGGTCACGAATCACAACATTAAGGGTGTAGGAAATTTAATTATGCTTTTGCCCAGCCATATTCTAAGGCAGCTTCGCATTTAACGTTTGTGGAGAAGGCTATCCCAGAGTGGAAATCCTAGATAGAATGAGAAATTagggaaatgttgattataaatatattagtaatTCATTCAAAAAGAATGAAAAGCATTGAAAATTGACTATATATTGACTATTTACCTAATATTCAAttatattatgcatatttatgTTAATGTAGCAACATATCACCAACCTTTATTGAAATTAGTTGCATCACAGAAACGCTACTTGTATGATGTACGAAATTCCTATGTACAACATtcaaaatcagtcacttatgaggttcaatTTCAGCTAGGACGCTGCCTTAGACCAAATTCACACTAATCTGTTTCCCAGGGTTTCTGCGGGTTTTATGAAgctaaatgtaagacttttttaagacctttttaaggccagctaaagaaaatgtaaggaATGAATTAAAGGGGACACAATACATCAATATGCTccctaaatgtactgtaaatgtctAGGGAGCACATGAAGAGTCATATTTATAGCAACGCTTCAAAGTTTAAACATGCATCTTTAAATAGATCTCCATTACTCCAGTGctgtcaaattttattgctggtttgaaatatgttctttgatcataatcttgaccaaccattttttgagatttcggtgtttgCCCATTTAAGTAGACAGAAGCTAataacctcccgagagcgttccaaagatggccgacagtggactgacttgctagaaaggctTTGCTTAAACGCAACGAGAAAACAATCCCTCATGCAACATTTAATGCCATGACCATATGACTTTAAGACTTGTTGCTccgatttaagacctttttaaggccTTAATTTGCGGAAGGTcgaaagtatacttcagttgtccaCGCTGCTAATTGGAACGAGCATAGTATGCGTGACACACATTTTTCATCAGCACAGTCCCAGATTTTAGGCtcgggtatacttcgtttttctgtGTTCTGGATTGGATTGCGCCCGGTCGACGGCATtgactttcaaagtatactcttttgacctcAAGCAAATACGGATGCGTTCAGTGCAtccgcactacgactgctttgtgatactcttttagtacagtcaatggcaggcgcaATGCACCGATGATgcgcacagatgaggactgtccaCATATCAAGAAAATCTAGGCCACAAGTGGACAGTTCATGCAGACTGATGAGCGACTTTGACCTTTTCTCGACACACGGAGAGCCCATTGCCGGTGCATTGTGCCTGCCGTTGACTTTACTAAAAGAGTACCACGTGTTTGTATTTgctcgcggtcaaaagagtatactttgaaaggctgagtgctcGACCATGTGCGACATGACCTGGAACGCAGAAAAATTAAGTATACTTGAGCCTTAACATCGAGCGTTTTCCAAAGTACGcggttatggagagcgttttcaaaactcACCACTTTCAATGGAGGCAAAcaccgttctagtgtggatgagagatgtaaacgtagcaaaatcagtgTTTAAAATGAAAA from Myxocyprinus asiaticus isolate MX2 ecotype Aquarium Trade chromosome 1, UBuf_Myxa_2, whole genome shotgun sequence carries:
- the penkb gene encoding proenkephalin b isoform X1; this encodes MKPLTVPVSSRWMLLLLLSAYLTLTAGADCGTDCAHCSVQLPLIDLNSIECVLQCEEHLNAGSSWSLCKRFVQNADNVPESNQASTETKHLDPQQHQVEKKYGGFMKRYGGFMKRYGGFMKRYGGFMKRTAELYGQEPEDMDQGRVILPNHDVEMLANQVEADGEREEAALRDILDSKGGVEGVKGTAKRYGGFMKRAGLYDSESEVRPLQKRYGGFMRRVGLPEWWQENKRYGGFLKRSPEENDDEYSLEIKKRYGGFMGY
- the penkb gene encoding proenkephalin b isoform X2 produces the protein MKPLTVPVSSRWMLLLLLSAYLTLTAGADCGTDCAHCSECVLQCEEHLNAGSSWSLCKRFVQNADNVPESNQASTETKHLDPQQHQVEKKYGGFMKRYGGFMKRYGGFMKRYGGFMKRTAELYGQEPEDMDQGRVILPNHDVEMLANQVEADGEREEAALRDILDSKGGVEGVKGTAKRYGGFMKRAGLYDSESEVRPLQKRYGGFMRRVGLPEWWQENKRYGGFLKRSPEENDDEYSLEIKKRYGGFMGY